The Scylla paramamosain isolate STU-SP2022 unplaced genomic scaffold, ASM3559412v1 Contig48, whole genome shotgun sequence genome contains the following window.
tttataaagtgttttataaagtgtaactaatgagagagagagagagagagagagagagaagagagagagaagagggagagagagagaggagagagagagagagagagtgagatgagagagagagagagagagagagagagatgagagagagagaggagagagagagagagagagaaagaactagcaataacacacacacacacacacacacacacacacacacacacacacacacacacacacacacacacacacacacacacacacacacacacacacaccaatgcactcataaacattcaaatttcccgcactttttcaatccctaggaaggagagagcgcgAGACAAGACGGGACATCCTACAAAGCCTAACATTTCTGccaatattacaggatggacagcttaggataccacacggaggggggtgaaggagccttggggatgcctgaaggaggggcagtgaaggagggaggcctggaggtgaaggaaatgcagaaaattcctcTAATACTGAGCGCTTCTCTGGTCAGACcatccttcactgaatatttgGACCGAGGCTTCAAGATACGAGGTGACAATccgtttttttagtgtttcaaggCAGTTGTAAGTGTTTGTAGGttgttgtaatgttattttgagatttttagtttttgtgaaaggagggagaaagcttaAAATACAGTAGTAATGCcgaaaaaaaggcttaaattgagTTTTAAAGTTAGCCTAGCGTATATTAagttgttttaagtattttaagctaccagaagagaggaagcttaaATTTAATACCAGGATCAGgaaaaagcttatttcttgcgatagagagagagaaaagcttaatattaccccctccacctctcccagtGAGCCAGGCGACCCTCCAGAACAGCGCCATCCTGCCCACTTGTGGTGTGGCAGCCCTGATcgtacccctccctccctcctcctcctcctcctcctcctcctcctccagcatagAAGAGACCTTTGACCAGCTGGTGGACaggttagtgttgttgttgttgttgttgtggggggttggtggtggtggtgttggtggtagttgttcgtctctctctctctctctctctctctctctctctctctctctctctctctctctctctctgtcttttctgCCAGCCTTTGCCTTTATCATTGCTAGTTTTTCACAGTTGTactaatcttttattttgttgtttattttttattaattcttttttttattctaatatgtttattgatttcttgttttctttatttctttatctatttccttgtttcattttcttgtttattatattgatttatttatatcattttctttctttattgattttccatattattattattattattattattattattttattttattttttttgttatttattttctgttgttaCTGTTCTAACTAGTCTTGTTTTtggttattgttcttgttcttgttcttgttcttgttattgttattgttgttcttattgttctacTCCTATTGTTCTGTAAACTTCTGTTTTTGATCGTATGTATAGTCTGACGCCTGCCTTGTGCGCAATGAATTTATCaaacaacaactctctctctctctctctctctctctcctctctctctctctctctctctctctctctctctattattattattattattattattattattattattattattattattattattattattattattattattattttactattacaacaactgctactacaactactactactactactactactactactactactactactactactactactactactactactactatcactactactacaactaccactacaaaacacacacgcacacaaacaccagacccaccaccaccaccaccaccaccattaccactatcactactaccaccacagggTCCGCGCCTTTAGCCGAGTACACGCGGGGGGCGTTGTAATACTGGTGGGTGctgtgtttggcatggaggagGTGAACGGGGTGTTGGGGAAGTTATCAAGGCGGTTACTACCACGCCCTCCCCTGCTACTGCCTGCCCACGGGGAAGCCCAGGCTGCCGCGCACATACAACTACTGGCaaaggttagtggtggtggtggtagtggtggttgtggtggtggtggtggtggtggtggtggtgatgatacaagatgatgatgatgatgatgagaagcaagagaaggaggaggaagagaaggatgaggataaggaagaggaagacgagtgggggaggagtaggaagaggaagaggaggaggtttgctttagtaggaagaggaggaggaggaggaagaagaagaggaagattaggaggaagagtagtagtagtagtagtagtagtagaataataccaaatattaacacactctctctctctctctctctctctctctctctctctctctctctctctctctctctctctctctctctctctctctcaggcggtgGTGGGGGGGCGGGAGGGCGTAGTCTGGAGGAGGCTGGCAGGGGTTATGGAGGGGGTCCTGGCATCCCCCGTCTCCCCCCACTCCCTCGCTACCCCCATTGGCCTCTCACCGGcacgtaagtagtagtagtagtagtagtagtagtagtagtagtagtagtagtagtagtagtagtagtagtagtagtagttgttgttgttgttgttgtcgttgttttgttgtttttattattattattattattattattattattattattattattattattattattattattattatcgttattattattgctattattatcattcttataattttctcgttatttctactactactactactactactactattactagtacggccctcctcctcctccctcctattcgtcctcctcctcctctccctatcaccaccactaccaccaccactacctaccactaccaccaccactacaaccgcTATTATCCCAACAGAAGTAGCGGCGGGGCTGGAAGTGGGCGGGAGTTTAGCAGGTTTCGCTAAGATTGGGCTGGAAGttaacggaggaggaggcgcggcACGTGACAATGCAATACAGGGCTTACAGAGGGCAGGCGTGACTGGGCCCTGCCTCGCCGCCCTTGTCAACACCTTAGAGAGAGATATGCTcaccttgtagagagagagagagagagagagagagagagagagaggatatattttaattttctttcgttatatattcaatttatttatttatttattattttaacggttattttcttttctctatttttcgttcgttttttttttattatggaaTGTTGAATTTTACctatatttgtttacattttttttatcaatttctttcgattttatattcagttcatttatttatctttatttttttaagaccatttatttattttctttatttttttcgttcattttcatAATGGgaatatttacttttatatatatttttcaattatttttcatttcttcgaTTTAAATGTGTCCAAGTACTTGCAaggatcatttatttatttatttacttttattttccgtccgtttatttatttatttatttatttatttatcttttttttataatggaaacttatttcatctttattcccgttttctgttacttgttcatgCCAGGGGTGACAATAAATATTAAGATTATTACTGCTTTTAAtcccaccgagagagagagagagagagagagagagagagagagagagagagagagagagagagagagagagagagagagagagagagagaaaattccattaattatttcaacactttccattatgagaattttgaatgtatttaatgtatttgagtgtgtgtgtgtgggggggtgtttgggtgcgtttgtgtgtgtgtgttgggtcttttgagtgtatttgagtgtgcgTGGGGGTGCTAtaggtgcgtttgggtgtgtgcagggtcttttgagtgtactTGAGAGTGTGTGGGGATGTTTTGAGTATGTGCTGGGTCTTTTGAGGGCATTTGAgtgtgtgggtttttttttttttttttatgcgtttgggtgtgtgcagggtctctctctctctctctctctctctctctctctctctctctctctctctctctctctctcagtaattacATAGGTTTTCAAGCGTGTCTTTActgttctggtgacagattaataacatttctacattactaacaagagaaacacgcaTTTTAAAAGGCCCTAGTCGAAGTGACAggtttttaattatgtttttacggttctactgACAGACTAcgaacatttctatattattaataaGAGAAACGCTATTGAAAACCCttttaatcatctttgtggctttgGGAAACAAtcgttaggagagagagagagagagagagagagagagagagagagattagaagcaTTTTAGTCAAGCCTATCCTGCACGGGTTTGcatgtttgctgcggtgacacggtgcagcagtgagtgaaattTGGAATCATAATCACTTAGGTGTTCAGTGGGGAATCggcagtgaggaagtgaggatatttatataatttgaattattattttataacatgttaacttttgtgtgtgtgttggtggagcAGAGACAGGTGGcgcttggcaaggtgagtgtttTGGCCGgcgctggtcagtcttgccccacgcACTCTGGTGAtaagtgtttccgtattcccggcagcttctccctgtaccaagcaccgccacgcagcaccagagagccatgagtacgtaaggtgagcccTGCGGTGCCAGCCTACTTAGTCAGCCATACTGCCTTCCCAGCATCACCTTCCTCCtacctgtagtgtcttgtagcagtttattaaggtttttgttcgttatttaggtattttttggggttatttatttatctttaggttttatttacgtctgagtctggaaatttaggcgaatattgaagagtcgtcaatatgtaaacaagccgtcaGCTGAGGAACAGGCACAGGCACAgggcgtcagtgttttcagtcattatttgcttcgtctctcacttattgtaagcctaacatgtcACAAGCTAGAGTCACTTGTCTAGCTTCCATATCCTCTGGTCAGATACTcgtatatccgccattgcctggttttggtgttacGAAGTAATaattaaggcaacatggccgctgGGTCCTCCACTGAGGTTATTAttcaaactactactattactattagtcaccaccaccaccaccaccactatcacctgccattgctgctgctgctgctactactactattgattcaCTTAAATACTACAAATTTCACACTTAACAATATATACTGAATATTTGTAAGTATATTTAAGTAGTATTAGTGTAGttttaaagtgag
Protein-coding sequences here:
- the LOC135098157 gene encoding uncharacterized protein LOC135098157 isoform X1; amino-acid sequence: MFIVKYWIKIKPIRDLDTCFTIYVRKKTPLKKQNQLDFRGKLQQSSSVHCYFLRVKAMQDVLPRFGGVFRTQGRKMKPDYLAPQRMDSLGYHTEGGEGALGMPEGGAVKEGGLEVKEMQKIPLILSASLVRPSFTEYLDRGFKIRVSQATLQNSAILPTCGVAALIVPLPPSSSSSSSSSSSIEETFDQLVDRVRAFSRVHAGGVVILVGAVFGMEEVNGVLGKLSRRLLPRPPLLLPAHGEAQAAAHIQLLAKAVVGGREGVVWRRLAGVMEGVLASPVSPHSLATPIGLSPAPSPCTKHRHAAPESHEYVSELAGVVKRVWQQALCCRQ
- the LOC135098157 gene encoding uncharacterized protein LOC135098157 isoform X2, with the protein product MFIVKYWIKIKPIRDLDTCFTIYVRKKTPLKKQNQLDFRGKLQQSSSVHCYFLRVKAMQDVLPRFGGVFRTQGRKMKPDYLAPQRMDSLGYHTEGGEGALGMPEGGAVKEGGLEVKEMQKIPLILSASLVRPSFTEYLDRGFKIRVSQATLQNSAILPTCGVAALIVPLPPSSSSSSSSSSSIEETFDQLVDRVRAFSRVHAGGVVILVGAVFGMEEVNGVLGKLSRRLLPRPPLLLPAHGEAQAAAHIQLLAKAVVGGREGVVWRRLAGVMEGVLASPVSPHSLATPIGLSPAPSPCTKHRHAAPESHDELAGVVKRVWQQALCCRQ
- the LOC135098157 gene encoding uncharacterized protein LOC135098157 isoform X3, which codes for MFIVKYWIKIKPIRDLDTCFTIYVRKKTPLKKQNQLDFRGKLQQSSSVHCYFLRVKAMQDVLPRFGGVFRTQGRKMKPDYLAPQRMDSLGYHTEGGEGALGMPEGGAVKEGGLEVKEMQKIPLILSASLVRPSFTEYLDRGFKIRVSQATLQNSAILPTCGVAALIVPLPPSSSSSSSSSSSIEETFDQLVDRVRAFSRVHAGGVVILVGAVFGMEEVNGVLGKLSRRLLPRPPLLLPAHGEAQAAAHIQLLAKK
- the LOC135098157 gene encoding uncharacterized protein LOC135098157 isoform X4, whose amino-acid sequence is MFIVKYWIKIKPIRDLDTCFTIYVRKKTPLKKQNQLDFRGKLQQSSSVHCYFLRVKAMQDVLPRFGGVFRTQGRKMKPDYLAPQRMDSLGYHTEGGEGALGMPEGGAVKEGGLEVKEMQKIPLILSASLVRPSFTEYLDRGFKIRVSQATLQNSAILPTCGVAALIVPLPPSSSSSSSSSSSIEETFDQLVDRSSGGAGSGREFSRFR